The genomic window CCTCCGGCGCCTTTTCCGCGGGCAACCGCGAGTTTCTGGTGTCAACCGGCGAGTTCCTGGCCGATCTTGAGGCGATCGGCCGGGTGGTGGTCGGCGTCTTCAACGGCCGGCCGGTTTATCTGCGCGACGTGGCCGAGCTGAGTGACGGCCCCGAAGAGCCGGCCAGTTACGTATTCATGGGCCAGGGTCCTGCCGGGGAACACGTTGCCAGCGGTGAATATGAGGCGGTCACCGTGGCCCTGTCCAAGAAAAAGGGGGCCAATGCCAGCCAGGTGGCCAAGACGGCCCTGGCCAAGGTTGAGGCCCTGCAGGGTTCCATTCTCCCTGCCGGGATCGAGATCAGCGAGACCCGCAACTACGGGAAAACGGCCCAGGAGAAGTCAGACGAGCTGTTGCAGCATATGGTCATCGCCACCATTTCGGTGATCATCCTGATCGCCCTGACCCTGGGCTGGCGCGAGGCCCTGGTGGTGGGGGTGGCGGTCCCGGTTACCCTGGCGCTGACCTTGTTGATCAACTATCTTTACGGCTATACCCTCAACCGGGTGACCCTGTTTGCGCTCATCTTTTCCATCGGTATCCTGGTGGATGACGCCATTGTGGTGGTGGAGAACATCCACCGCCATTTCAAGCTGCAGAAACCCTCGCCCCTGACCGCGATCCTGGCGGTGGAGGAGGTGGGCAATCCCACCATCCTGGCCACCTTTGCGGTGATTGCCGCCTTGCTGCCCATGGCCTTTGTCTCCGGGCTGATGGGGCCCTATATGCGGCCGATTCCGGTGGGGGCCTCGGCAGCCATGCTCTTTTCCCTGCTGGTGGCCTTTATCGTCAGCCCCTGGCTGAGCTACAAGGTATTGAAGAACGTCCGTCATGACGGGCAGCTGGACGAGGAGTCGGGCCGGGTCTATACCTGGTATTACCGGATCATGGCCCCGCTCATGGAAAAACCCTTGCGCCGGCTGCTGGTGCTGGCCACGGTGGGGCTGCTGCTGGTCCTGTCCATGAGCCTGGTGCCCCTGAAAAAGGTCACCGTCAAGATGCTGCCCTTTGACAACAAGAGCGAGCTGCAGGTGATCATCGATATGCCCGAGGGCGTGACCCTGGAAGAGACCGCGGCCCTGACCCGGGAACTGGGCGAGTATCTCAAGTCAGTGCCCGAGGTGACCAACTACCAGTCCTATATCGGCACGGCCGCGCCCTATAACTTCAACGGTCTGGTCCGCCATTATTTCCTGCGCTCCGGCAGCAACGTGGCTGATATCCAGGTGAACTTCGTGGACAAGGGCGAGCGGAACGTGCAGAGCCACGGGCTGGCCAAGCGGCTCCGGCCGGGGCTTAAAAGTATTGCCGACCAATACCAGGCCCGGATCAAGCTGGCCGAGATCCCGCCCGGCCCGCCGGTGCTGAGCACCCTGGTGGCTGAGATCTACGGCCCGGACCAGGCCCGGCGGCAGGAGATCGCCGGACAAATCAAAAACATCTTTGAGACCACCGACGGGGTGGTGGACGTGGACTGGTATGTGGAGGACGACCAGCCCAAGTTCACCTTTGCGGTGGACAGACAAAAGGCGGCCCTGCACGGGATCTCTACCAAGACCGTGGCTGCCACCATGCGGATGGCCTTGAGCGGCATGAGCGTAGGCCTGGTTCATTATGAGCGGGAAAAGGAGCCGGTGGAACTGTTGTTGCGGCTGCCCCGGGCTCAGCGCTCCGATATTGACAGCCTGCGGGCGATAAGCGTGCCGGCGGCGGACGGCACACTGATCCCGCTCTCCTCCCTGGTCACTGTCCGGCAGGGGATCGAGGACAAGACCATCTACCATAAGAATTTGAAAGAGGTCACCTATGTGGTGGGCGATGTGGCTGGTGCCAAGGAGAGCCCGGTCTATGCCATCCTGGAGATGAAGGAGCGGGTAAAGGAGCTTGAATTGCCCGAGGGCTACGAACTGGCCCAGTATTCGGCAAGGCAGCCCTGGCTGGAGGATAAATATTCGCTGAAATGGGACGGCGAGTGGCACATCACCTATGAGGTGTTCCGCGACCTGGGCATTGCCTTTGGCGCGGTGCTGATCCTGATCTACATCCTGGTGGTGGCCTGGTTCAGGAGTTTTATCACCCCGCTGGTGATCATGGCGCCGATCCCGCTGACCCTGGTGGGGATCCTGCCCGGTCACTGGATGTTCGGCGCCTTTTTTACCGCCACCTCGATGATCGGTTTTATCGCCCTGGCCGGGATCATTGTCCGTAACTCGATCCTGCTGGTGGATTTCGTCCAGATGGAATGGCGCGATTGCGGCGACCTGAAAAAGGCCCTGATCAAGGCCGGTGCGGTGCGGATGCGGCCGATTATCCTGACCGCGGCCGCGGTGGTGGTGGGCTCCTTTGTAATGCTTTTCGATCCGATATTCCAGGGGCTGGCCATTGCGATGATGTTCGGCGCGGTGGCCGCCACCGGCCTGACCCTGATCGCGGTGCCGCTTCTCTACTACCAGTTCTTTAAAAACAGACCCTGCCCCCTGGCGGGCCGGGATTCTAACGGTGATAATGATGATGAACAGTCATAATAAAGGAGAAAACCCATGATTGTAAACGATTGGATCCATGTGCTGGCCGGCGTCTTTATCCTGCTCAGCGTGGCCCTGGGCACCTGGCTGAGCCCCTACTGGTTTTTCATGACCGGCTTTGTCGGGCTCAACCTCTTTCAGTACGGCTTTTCCGGATTCTGTCCGGTGGCTGTTGTCCTGAAAAAGGCCGGAGTGCCGGAGGCGCGCTAGCTGCCGCCCCGGACGGAAGGGACAAAAAAACTTGTTTTTAATATTTGCTGCGGGTAAGTAAATTGCCGACATGGCAAAACGATTAAAACTGGAGTTATTGATAGTCGGCAGCGGGCTGATTCTCTGCACCGCGCTGATCCGGCTGACCGGTGCCGATCTCGGCCTGGCCCGGCTGGTGGTGGGGCCGGACAACCGCTGGCCCGGGGTTGGCAGTGTTTTCTGGAAGGCGATCTACAATTACGCCAACCTGCCGGCAATCTTTCTGGCCGGGGGTGCGGCCCTCTGTCTGTTGGCCGGTTCTTTTGTTCCCCGGCTGCTGAAGTACCGGCGCTTCGCCCTGTTCCTTGTTCTGTTGCTGGCCCTGGGGCCGGGCCTGATCGTCAATGTCGTCTTAAAGGACAACTGGGGCCGGGCCCGGCCCGGTGAAATTGTCGAATTCGGCGGTCAACACCAGTATACCCATATCCTGCGGCCCGGTGATTCCGGGCCGAACAGCTCCTTCCCCTCGGGCCATGCGGCGGTCGCTTTTTTCCTGATCGCCCCTTATTTCTATTATCGGACGCGTTCGCGCCGGGTGGCTGTTTCCTTCCTGCTGCTCGGCCTGGGCTGGGGACTGCTGACCGGGGCGGCCCGTATTCTCCAGGGCGGCCATTTCTTAAGCGATGTCCTGTGGGCCGGCGGCATTGTTTATCTCACCGGGGCCCTGCTTGCCGCCCTGCTCGCCCTTGACCGCGAACCATGACTCCGTGCCTTAGCAGATGCCGGAATCCCGGTAATCTGGTAAAATAAAAAAAACGCTGACAACGAATCCGCCTGCCGTGGCACTGCCGCGGGCGGATTTTTTTCAATTATGCCACAGCCGGGAGTTCAGGATGGTACTTGAATTGGTAACCGTTCACCAGGGGCTACAGATTTACTGGTCCCAGTTAAGGTTAAAGCCCCGCCTTCAGGCGGGAAGATTTATCCTTTCCAATGGAATCCGGTTGGAAGGGAAGAGTTTTTTTACTTCGTGCTCGTGAACGTGCTCGTGAACGTAAACGTGATCCGAGACAAGAAAAAAATAAATATGTTGCGAGCAAGCAGGATGGATTATCAAGGAGAGTCGCTCGATAAATGGACTTGTCGTTTGCCAAGGGCACTTATGTTCGTGTACGAGTACGTTCACGTTCACGAGCACGAGCACGTCAAAAACGGGTCTTGGACCCGTATCCCGACTTTCAGTCGTTAAGTTAACCCACCGTCTTCAGACGGTGGTTGTTAAGTTGAATTGGTAACTCCGGCAACATACACGCTTATGCGTTGATGTTTGCAGCTGGTCTGTTGGAAAAAAGCGATCCGGTAATGCGACAGGGGAGGAAAAGATGTCGGCAAAGAGCAAGCAGGCCAGGGGCGGGCCTTTGAAAAAGAGTAAACAGACAACCGGCCGGCAATGGTCCCGGACCCGGATCATCGACGATGTGTTCAGCGATGCGGTGGCCATGGTCAAGCCGCGTTTTGAGGTCGATTACAATGCCTACCTGGAGCGGCTCTGGCAGGCAAGTCCCGAGATTCACGAGCTGCTCCGCCGGGCCAAAGACCTGGAAACGGCCCGGCAGGCCCTTTTCACCTTTCTCGAACAGGCGGAGCGGCGGGTATTCGACCTTGACAATGATCTCCATATCCTGGAAAAGGCCACGGTGCGGGAGAGCATCCGGGTCTTTAAGAGCATCATCGGGCCGATCAACGAGCAGCGTTGCCAGACCTCGGCCCTGGACGCCCTGTGGAAGCTGGCCGGTGATCGGCGTGATGCCCTGAAAAGCGAGGTGTCCGCCGGATTTCTGCTCGAGTTCATCAATCTTTTCCGGGGGGTGACCGGCCGGGCCAACATCTATCTCGATACCCGGGCGACCAGGAAAGGGGTGCCTGAGTTTCTGCGGCGCCATGGCCGCGAGGCTGCGGAACCGCGGATGGAACTCCTGGACGGGATCGGTGGCACCGTGTTGAAATATTTCAAGAAATATCCGTCCGGCCTGGAACCGGATGTGCGGGAGTGGCGGCGGGTGAACCGGGAACG from Desulfobacterales bacterium includes these protein-coding regions:
- a CDS encoding efflux RND transporter permease subunit — protein: MSKIGISGGIARAFIKSKLTPLVVIASLILGVFAIVVTPREEEPQIVVPMIDVMVSYPGASAREVEERVTRPMEKFLWEIKGVEYIYSIVRPGMNLTIVRFYVNEDMEDSLVKLYNKLMANADKIPAGVSQPLVQPKSIDDVPILGLTLWDREQRTTGFELRRVAVELANELKKDPQVSEISVIGGQKRRVMVSLDPARLKAHNISALQIIGQLQQANVVLPSGAFSAGNREFLVSTGEFLADLEAIGRVVVGVFNGRPVYLRDVAELSDGPEEPASYVFMGQGPAGEHVASGEYEAVTVALSKKKGANASQVAKTALAKVEALQGSILPAGIEISETRNYGKTAQEKSDELLQHMVIATISVIILIALTLGWREALVVGVAVPVTLALTLLINYLYGYTLNRVTLFALIFSIGILVDDAIVVVENIHRHFKLQKPSPLTAILAVEEVGNPTILATFAVIAALLPMAFVSGLMGPYMRPIPVGASAAMLFSLLVAFIVSPWLSYKVLKNVRHDGQLDEESGRVYTWYYRIMAPLMEKPLRRLLVLATVGLLLVLSMSLVPLKKVTVKMLPFDNKSELQVIIDMPEGVTLEETAALTRELGEYLKSVPEVTNYQSYIGTAAPYNFNGLVRHYFLRSGSNVADIQVNFVDKGERNVQSHGLAKRLRPGLKSIADQYQARIKLAEIPPGPPVLSTLVAEIYGPDQARRQEIAGQIKNIFETTDGVVDVDWYVEDDQPKFTFAVDRQKAALHGISTKTVAATMRMALSGMSVGLVHYEREKEPVELLLRLPRAQRSDIDSLRAISVPAADGTLIPLSSLVTVRQGIEDKTIYHKNLKEVTYVVGDVAGAKESPVYAILEMKERVKELELPEGYELAQYSARQPWLEDKYSLKWDGEWHITYEVFRDLGIAFGAVLILIYILVVAWFRSFITPLVIMAPIPLTLVGILPGHWMFGAFFTATSMIGFIALAGIIVRNSILLVDFVQMEWRDCGDLKKALIKAGAVRMRPIILTAAAVVVGSFVMLFDPIFQGLAIAMMFGAVAATGLTLIAVPLLYYQFFKNRPCPLAGRDSNGDNDDEQS
- a CDS encoding DUF2892 domain-containing protein, whose protein sequence is MIVNDWIHVLAGVFILLSVALGTWLSPYWFFMTGFVGLNLFQYGFSGFCPVAVVLKKAGVPEAR
- a CDS encoding phosphatase PAP2 family protein gives rise to the protein MAKRLKLELLIVGSGLILCTALIRLTGADLGLARLVVGPDNRWPGVGSVFWKAIYNYANLPAIFLAGGAALCLLAGSFVPRLLKYRRFALFLVLLLALGPGLIVNVVLKDNWGRARPGEIVEFGGQHQYTHILRPGDSGPNSSFPSGHAAVAFFLIAPYFYYRTRSRRVAVSFLLLGLGWGLLTGAARILQGGHFLSDVLWAGGIVYLTGALLAALLALDREP